A genome region from Gadus macrocephalus chromosome 15, ASM3116895v1 includes the following:
- the mettl18 gene encoding histidine protein methyltransferase 1 homolog, protein MSFSFNFDVHAQSVSPEDVGESNIEKDKADIAAKHTTDEPTAAENIKEAAEHCPPPDPETLLADAVTETVTVGTLPPLLFLNETVLEKTASEREDEEKILSRTEDQRSDLISGVYEGGLKVWECTYDLLEWLDSDGETFGEKRVLDLGCGAGLLGILALKRGARKVHFQDYNSTVIKQLTLPNVLLNSQEDGPGEEESGSDSDEDGKRKNDSEKGKGDEDLKDGAPPAKKSLTEPPQHSALLARCRFYSGDWTTFLALVVKAEPPPKYDIIFTSETIYNTAYYPSLHATLQKLLAPDGVVYLATKAHYFGVGGGLLLFEQFVEEQGIFSLHHLWDVEEGLKRHVVSLRFKTGKST, encoded by the exons ATGTCTTTTAGTTTTAACTTTGATGTGCATGCACAATCGGTATCACCAGAAGACGTGGGAGAAAGTAACATTGAGAAAGACAAAGCTGACATTGCAGCCAAACAT ACAACGGACGAACCAACAGCAGCAGAGAATATCAAGGAGGCTGCAGAGCACTGCCCGCCGCCTGACCCTGAAACGCTGCTGGCCGATGCTGTCACCGAGACCGTCACTGTGGgtactcttcctcctctcctcttcctgaaCGAGACCGTTTTGGAGAAGACTGCCtcggagagagaggatgaggagaagatTCTCTCTCGCACCGAAGACCAGAGGTCCGACCTCATCTCCGGCGTGTACGAGGGTGGCCTGAAGGTGTGGGAATGCACGTACGACCTCCTGGAGTGGCTGGACAGCGACGGGGAGACGTTTGGCGAAAAGAGAGTTCTGGATTTGGGCTGTGGGGCTGGACTGCTAGGAATACTGGCTCTGAAAAGAGGTGCCAGAAAGGTCCACTTTCAGGACTACAACAGCACCGTTATAAAACAGCTCACTCTGCCGAATGTACTGCTGAACAGCCAAGAGGACGGgcctggagaggaagagagtggtAGTGACAGTGATGAAGACGGGAAGAGGAAAAACGATTCTGAAAAGGGGAAAGGTGACGAGGACCTAAAGGACGGTGCTCCACCAGCGAAGAAGAGCCTCACTGAACCACCTCAGCACTCTGCGCTTCTGGCCAGGTGTCGTTTCTACTCCGGTGACTGGACCACCTTCCTTGCTTTGGTTGTAAAGGCTGAGCCGCCGCCAAAGTATGACATTATATTCACCTCTGAGACTATCTACAACACGGCGTACTACCCATCCCTGCACGCGACGCTCCAGAAACTGCTTGCCCCAGACGGAGTGGTGTACCTGGCCACCAAAGCCCACTACTTTGGGGTGGGAGGTGGACTGCTTCTGTTTGAGCAGTTTGTGGAGGAACAGGGCATTTTCTCCCTGCATCACTTATGGGATGTCGAGGAAGGGCTGAAGAGACATGTGGTCAGCCTGCGTTTCAAAACAGGCAAAAGTACTTGA